The region AATTGCGCCGCGCATTCGCGCACTTGCGCGACCGAACCGGGCGCCGACGTCAACGCCTCCGAATAGATCGTCTGGATCGAATCGATCACCGCGACGTCGGGCCGCTCGGCGTCGATCGTCGCCTGAATCTTCTCGAGCTGGATCTCGGCGAGCAGCTTCAGATCGGCCGCGCTCGCGCCGCCTTCGAGGAGCGCGAGCCGCTGCGCGCGCAGCGCGATCTGCGCGCCCGACTCCTCCCCGCTGATATAGAGCGCCGGCCGCTCGCTCGCGATCTGCGCGAGCGACTGCAGCAGCAGCGTCGACTTGCCGATGCCCGGATCGCCGCCGATCAGCACCACGCCGCCCGCGACAAGCCCGCCGCCCAGCACCCGGTCGAATTCGCCGATCCCGGTCGAGAAGCGCGGCACGTCGGCCGCCTCGATATCCGCGAGCCGCTGCACGGGCGCGCGCTTCGCGAGCGACTGGAAGCGGTGCGCGGACGGCGCGCTCTCGACCGATTCGACGAGGGTGTTCCATGCGTGGCACGACGGGCATTGACCCTGCCACTTCGGCGTCTGCCCGCCGCACTCGGTGCAGACGAATACCGTCTTCTGCTTGGCCATGCGCGCGCCCTTACTCGGCACGCACGGGCACGCGCGGCGCGACCGCGCACATCAGCTCGTAGCCGACCGTCATGCAACGCGCGGCGACGTCGTCGATCGGCAGCGTCTCGCCCCACAGCTCGACGCGCGCGCCGACGCCCGCCTGCGGCACGGGCGTGAGATCGACGGTCAGCATGTCCATCGACACGCGGCCGACGATCCGCGTGCGCACGCCGTCGACGACGACGGGCGTGCCCTCGGGCGCGATCCGCGGATAGCCGTCCGCATAGCCGCACGCGACGACGCCGATGCGCATCGTGTCCTCGGCGACGAACATCGATCCGTAGCCGACCGCCTGCCCTTTCGCGAGCGTCTGCACGGCGATCAGCTCGGAGGCGAGCGTCATCGTCGGCTTCAGGCCCCGGTCGGCGATGTCCGCCGCACGGCCGGACGGCGACGCGCCGTACAGCATGATGCCGGGCCGCACCCAGTCGAAGTGCGCCGACGGGTGCCAGAGCACGGCGGCCGAGTTCGCGAAGCTGCGCGCGCCGGCGATGCCTTGCGCGCCGCGCTCGAACGTCGCCATCTGCTCGGCCACGCCGCGTTCGCCGTCGGCGTCCGAAAAATGGGTCATCAACGTGATCTGGCCGATGCCCGGGCATGCGCGCGCGCGCTCCCAGGCGGCCCGGTACTTCTCGGGCGTGTAGCCGAGCCGGTTCATGCCGCTGTTCATCTTCAGCTGGACGTTCACGGGCTTCGACAGCCGCGCGGTCTCGAGCATGCGCATCTGCTCGTCGTTGTGCACCGCGGTCGTCAGGCTGTAGCGGTCGATCACGTCGATGTCGGTCGACCGGAAGAAGCCCTCGAGCAGCAGGATCGGCCCCGCCCAGCCCAGTTCGCGCAGCTTCACGGCCTCGTCGAGGTCGAGCAGGCCGAAGCCGTCGGTGCCGCGCAGCCCGGGAAAGACGCGCGCGAGACCGTGCCCGTACGCGTTCGCCTTGACGATCGCCCAGACCTTCGACTGGGCGGCGTGGCGGCGCACGACGGAGAGGTTGTTCGCGAGAGCTGCGGTGTGGATCGTGGCGGAAATCGGGCGCGGCATAGGAAATTTCTGTAAAGACGCTTGCGAATCATCAGCTTATCGCGCCTTTTGGGCGCGACGCCGGAAACGCGCGGAACGATCGGGGGATCTTGCTAGTCCGAATTGACGTATTTTCGTGATATAAAGCCGTGCGCACAACCCATTTCGAACGGAATAAGTCCGATTGCACGGCCCGCGCGGCCGAGCCGCCGCGAGGAACGCATCGCTTCAGATGAAAAAAGGTTTTTACTCCATCATGGCCGCGCAGTTTTTCTCGTCGTTGGCCGACAGCGCTCTTCTCATCGCCGCGATCGCCCTGCTCAAAGACCTCCACGCGCCGAACTGGATGATACCGCTCCTGAAGCTGTTCTTCGTCCTG is a window of Burkholderia mallei ATCC 23344 DNA encoding:
- the alr gene encoding alanine racemase produces the protein MPRPISATIHTAALANNLSVVRRHAAQSKVWAIVKANAYGHGLARVFPGLRGTDGFGLLDLDEAVKLRELGWAGPILLLEGFFRSTDIDVIDRYSLTTAVHNDEQMRMLETARLSKPVNVQLKMNSGMNRLGYTPEKYRAAWERARACPGIGQITLMTHFSDADGERGVAEQMATFERGAQGIAGARSFANSAAVLWHPSAHFDWVRPGIMLYGASPSGRAADIADRGLKPTMTLASELIAVQTLAKGQAVGYGSMFVAEDTMRIGVVACGYADGYPRIAPEGTPVVVDGVRTRIVGRVSMDMLTVDLTPVPQAGVGARVELWGETLPIDDVAARCMTVGYELMCAVAPRVPVRAE